In Glycine max cultivar Williams 82 chromosome 4, Glycine_max_v4.0, whole genome shotgun sequence, the genomic stretch atattacatatttaacaaaaatattaaaatattttgttgtcaatattaataaatattattaacttataatttatcaaataatattaatttttttagttgatattaacttataatatttatgatttaaaaaatatgaaaaaaaatattaaagtactaaaataatttaggacttcaataaaaaaacgGTTATAACATTAaagtcatgtaaaaaaaaatttaaaaaaatcttataactttaaagtcgtattaaaaaaataaaaaatagaaaatttatgatttcaaccaagaaaaaaaaacaaatcataaaaCAATTTACTACTTGTTCGTTCAGAAGTTATGTATTATCCTACTTCTTACtcttttttatgatattaatttaaattttaatcttatctGATAAAtttgaaagacaaaaaaaaaactcactttTTGATGTTTCTGTCAATACTCAGAACAGGATCGGAATCATTAGATGATGCCATCCTTTATTTTCTcaacctttcttttctttcatttcccTCTTCCTTTCATTACCACCACTAGCTTTATCCACGTGAATGTGACGGAATCtatcaatttcatttttgtttaatcaaaataaatatttaacatcaattttctatCCTATACGTCACATGcataaatttataaagaaatattGTTGTCCAAATATTCGTATAAATCTACagtttacatttaaaaataaaaaaaaactgcagGGTGCAGTTATCAATCCGACcgttaaagttaatttttaaaaataacgtattatgttataaaataaattcaatggATGGGATTTTTACAGTTCTCCTCATAACCTTAGAGGATCAACATCTGTCGTTCAGGCTTAaagagaattataaaataaattcaacggAATTAGATACTTTTAGAGTACATTGTaggaaaatgaatttgaaaattcGCAACAGCCTTAGGTGTCTTATTTGCCTAGTCACGATCCAGAAAAGTGAAAATACGACCACTTAATTCGGAGTACATTTGAATCTGCAAATTCACAATGGCAGGTCACTTTAGACGATAGgtaagtttatttaaatttatttgttgaaataagtgattattttattaaaataaataatttttttaagtgagtTTGTGTAAattgtttttcctaaaaaaatatttttatttattttaagaagtaaatcatatttatttttttttaaaaatgcttattttaaatttgatttttttaaaatttaaacaaactcaccAATAGCTAACCATACAAGATTATCGGATTTTGATGTAAATAAACAAATAGTTTCATCATATCTTAATAGTTCAACAACTTTTTACCTAACTACTATTTAAGATATCACGGGCATAGAttccttttataaattatttttgtatgtgtatattataaattctgatatttttttaaaaaaattgtaattaaatttttttgcttAAAACTCCTAAGAAATATCACGTATATAGAttccttttataaattattttcgtATGCATATACTGTAAATACCAATCTTGCTAGCCAATCATGTTCAACGCAAAAGAAGCATgaaattttatacaaaatattgacGTTTCTTTAGTCAGAATAGGATGAAATTCCACGTAGTTAGTTctgtaaatttttcttttccttttctttttccttttactcTTGCTGATTGTAATATAAGGGACGGTTGCTAATTAATGCGGCAAGGGTATTGTTATCCACGCACAATACGGTTAATAATATGCAGTTGACTTCTGGTGGTGTGTGTGAATAGAAAGGTCGAATTTTCTTTAGATCCCTGCTACCTCTACCATTGTGGGGTTGCACCATGGAGTGTGGGTGAGTGACGAAGGATGTGGTGCCCTATGTCCCCACAATTGATGCTAGTTGTTCTTACAAACCcttaaaaaaatgcattgaGATAAACACTAGAAAAATCCAAAATGatcataaataaatcatataagtAAATTTAACTTCAcgctttaattcaaaatttaaaaattgaagttgATGAATCGTTGAAAATGATCAATATGATAATCATTACacaatttatttgttgaaatctTATTTCGTAACATTTATTTCATAGCAAGATTATGAGTGTGATATGTGATGTGAGATTTGTGTCATGATTGTTTCATAAACATTGGAGGTAATTTGATTGAGCATATATAATGTTGATATGGGCAATCAAATTGGCAAGGGAGGGTGACTTATTTGATTGGTCAAGTGAATTTCTCACAAAATCATACACTTAGGGGTGTTTAGtgggagagaaattttttattttccggGAATCATAAGCTAGAAAACTTGATTTCTCGTGTTTGGtatgtctttaaaaaaataacattcctTTGAAAGGATTttcctaataatattttttaattagttttccaCGAAAACTTTTTCATgaggtgaatttttttttatagtttaatttttcttttattatagtaaaaagttatattatttttgattaaatttataatatgataaataattaaaataatcattaaaaaatatgtaactctttgattcttaagaaatttatttaaaattttttaatgataaaccaaattttttttattcattttcagaaaatatgattttcggcatgaaaaaacttatttattaccAAAGGTCTCCTTAGGAAAGATCAGAGgcgatacattttttttttttacataatatacatttttcaactttaattttattgcATAAGGCATGTAAGAATATGTTAGTTATCAAATAAGAAATGTAAGGCatcaagatatattttttaaaaaaattattatacatcataaaattgtaaaaatatttttctttatttaaaaatattttatttatagtttataattttgtatattttttaacaaataataagaaaatatattaaaaaaattatttttgacaaACTATCGTATATTGTCAACCgacttaattcattttaaagtaACTTAAATCAACTGCCTTAAATAAGAATACACAATATTTTACAATTAGATAACAATATTTAGTGTACTTAAATCAACTTTCTTCTTGTAATAAAAACCCATTTCTTTAAAATACGGGTTAGAAAATTACATCTCCTATAGTAATACAGTACTTATGTTATTTCTctctctgaaaaaaaaatattaatttcctagtaaatatttatttgaatacCAAAAAGAAAGTGTAAAAATGATAAGCGGATAAGttgattcttgaaaaataaaaatttaaatttaattactaattatgtAAAAGTGTTACAAATTAGAATTgtgaataatttaataataaattagtctataaattttataatttaatataatttattatcaatttatttattaaatattaaatttgacgaaaaaataatttcataaatttaataagaaaatgaatCCATTTGCATTTTTATACACGACCGggactaaatttaaatttataatctataagaaaaagacaaatttaTCTTTCCAAGACACCttgaaggataaaatgaatatttagaCTTAATTTCTCCGGTGTGAAAATTGTAAGAGAGAACGGAAGAGGAAACAAAGCAACACCCGAACGAACCGCGCAAGGTAACGAACGTAGCTGAGCAAAAGCAAGCAGTAACAATGCCATTGTCAACGGTCGTTTCCCCCTTTTGTTCTTCCTCAGCCACCTTCCTATCCACAGTTATCGCGCGCTCTTCACTCCCTCCAAAACGCAACGTCTCCCCTTCCCCATTTTCCACTCTCTCTCGCAGAGGCATCGCTCTGCTTTCCttcctctccctctccctctcagCACCAGCCTCCGCCATTGAAATTGGCATGTGTACGCGCTACTCTTACATTATTCTCTGTGTTATCATTGCTGTATTTGCGAAAACCCTAATTCCTTATATTGTTGCGCAGCAGGACCGAAGAATTGGCTTAAAGACCAAAAAAAGAAGGCCTCCAAGTACCTATTGGCCCCTATCGATGCCTCCCGTCAAATCCTTCGCTCTGCCTATCTCACGCTCAGTacgtctttttctcttttttctcgcTAGTTCTCGCGCTCATGGATTCTTATCTTAATTAGGTTTCATTTGCAGCGGAAACTGACGCTGCTTATACGGATGAGGATTTGGAGAAGATTCAGCAGCTCTTTATATCTGCTGCCAGGGATTGCGTCCCACAGGACCGGAACTCATTCGTCACTTTCCAAGCCAACACCGGAGTAGAGGTTTGTGTTCGCCCTCTAATGCCCTACATAATTTGAATGTCTCGCTTGTTTCATTGATTAGGGTTTGGATAGGAAAATGGAAAACGACGACGGTTATTGAGCGTCAATTGTCACATTTTTACAAGTTCAAAATACTATCGATGACTcacttttcttaaaaataaataatatattttatataatcttAGGTTCAAACCTGACAGTATAAATCAGTTTTAGTCATTCAACCACAAATCACCATGGTAgtataaaaaacttttacactgttagttcatatattattttctctatCAGTGTTTATTGATTGACCTTGTAAATATCTTTATATTGTCAAAACCAAATGATTAGTGATAATAGATTCCGTGTGCAACACGGGACATTTCTTTTAGCATATTGTATAGGCTGTTAAATGGGCGgatgctttcttctttttcatgtcCCTTCCCCCAAAAAAGCATGCTAGCTCAAGTGCAAGAATCATTCTGATAGAGACATAATTCACCTCCACTGTCTTTTTTATGCACAGGTGTGCACGTTTCGGTTGATTGTGAAGAATGCAGCTTCGTTGCTTGGAAATAAGGATCCTGTAAAGTTGAAAGCTGAAGCTTTGCTAGATAATCTTATAAGGTATCCAATTTCCAGCATTGGTGTGCACACTGTGCTGTATCCTACTGCACCAACTTGTGACTCTCAAATTCTCTCTTTATAttcattaatcattattatttaattttgttgagtCCTATTGGTTCCAAGTGGCAAAAAATTGTAGGAAGCCTCCTCTATACTTGAGAATAATGTATGCCTACTGCACATATACAAGGTGTATTTGAACATGAAtagtttaattttctatttaattttaaagaaactgGCTGATCCCAAACAGAATTATTTTGGGTTCcattttacaatattatttttgtatttcttgTTAAGTCTAGGTGTCCAGACTGCTCTAATTATATCACTTCATAGTTTGTAATGAAGTGAgcagtttgaactttgaagtgcaATGTAGTGGCAAAATGATTTCTTTCCCATGCACGATTATCTAGAAGATTTTGTTTCCAGCATCTAATTCTTTATGTGAACGAATCTTATACCCAACATTTTAGATTTTGTATCATGTCAGAAATTGTTAATGACTACTTATTCTTttgaccttttttcttttttttaccaaatatgATGCAGGACAAAGGCATGTCcagtataattatatttttggatttgaCTATTGTGTTGAAGTTTTGGCAGTAATTAGTTTCAGAACATCTATTTAGTTATTTTCGATAATTTTACTGCAATTCTGGTACTATTATGTTCCTATAAGGATATTATTTGGTACAAAATTTCTAGGGATTATTTTCTGGTCAATCTAGTTTTATCATGCCTATAAAAGGGCCTGCTGTGTGTAAATAGAAATGAGATTCCTATTTTCAGTTTTGAATATTATCCAAGGGGTTTTCTTGTGTCTTGATAACTGAGAAATTTAATAAAGACATTCACGAGCCTTCGCCTATTAGCTCAAGCTTTTAGGAGAATTAGTCTTTCATATGATATGATATCAGAGCATTTAAGACCAAGTGTTCAATAGTTTGATTCTTGCCTCTACCATTCATTTTAATACAGTTGAAATGTACCACTTGGTAAAAGTGCGGGCCTTTACATTTGCATCTGCGCTTGGAGCCAAAGTGAGTATTCTGTGATGGGGTATGATAAAAATGTAATGAAATTATTCATGAGTTTTCAGGAGAGCTAGTCCTTGACAGTTGATACTTGATAGTAAATTCCAAAGTTTCCATTCTGTCTTTCACCTAAAGCATCGTTATCCACGCTCCTTTTTTCCTCCCTTTTAATACTCCTTTGAAATCAAAATCCATGCAGTTTACCTAATTTGATTACATCTAATGGTGAATGATTGTTTACTACATTGCTTCTTATCATGCAGATCTTTCACCTCTGTCAGTGGGATGGCAAGTAAAACCAACATTCAACTTGCATCAGATAGGTAGTTGCTTACAGGAATATCTAGGAAGACATCTTTTGAAGAAAATTCTTTATGGTATTATTTGTGAAAGAATTGAACCTAGTTCATTGCACCCCCACCCCCAAAATAGTAGTGTTGACTACCAATGGACAATCTTCATATTGCTTTGTTACAATTATATTTCATGTTATGCCTAACTAAAGATCAATTTCTCTATGAATGAGAGGTACCTGAAGTTCTGTGACGTGTAGTGAACTTATAATTCTTTTTAGTGGCTTGATATGGATTCAATTATAAAAGTGTCCTTTCGCTACCCTTTAATTATAGAGAACACTTTTATGTCCTGGCACATGGatttatatatgtgtttttCCTCTTGATTTAGTTGCCTGTCTTGGTTTCGATGATATGGATTCAATTATAAAAGTGTCGTTTCGCTACCCTTTAATTATAGAGAACACTTTTATGTCCTGACACATGGatttatatatgtgtttttCCTCTTGATTTAGTTGCCTGTCTTGGTTTCGATTTTGTTTCTACTTTTTAAAGTAATAACGACTCAAGTTTTAGCTTTGTAAGTTATTGTTGCTTGCTTTAATTTGTGATGCTCATATTTATTATTCTGGTGTTTGTTACCTAAATTATCATATCAATGGCTTGCCGCTAAAATCATTCTTTTTCCCCAGGAAAAAGATAGCTGATGCTGTATCAGATACCATATCTGATCTTGACAAATTTGAGCTGGGAATCAGGGATTGCCTTGAAACCTAACTGTAAAGGATAACCTAGCTTACTTTTTGATGTGGAAAGTTGATCATTAAAAATCATGCAAGTATGTGCTCCTGTCTATATCCTTTGAGCATTCCATTTTGCCTGCCTATTGCCTACTTTCCtttgattttttaaacttttagttACTGTCAACATTACCATAACGTGAAAGGTTGACAGTGTCTatagaattaaacttcaataaCAGATCGCACTTTCTAAAATCTAACAATTTTAGTGTTTAATTTCACTAACTAATAGACCTGAATCCAGTTTTGACTTTAAACTGTTGGCTTCCTTACTTACTGTCTGAATCAGGTTTTGGGTGTTATTCCTTTGCTAATACTTTCACATGTTTCTCAGGGAATCTATTGGTGTAATCACAAATTTTCTGTTATCACCAGTGTGCTGTCTGCCGGGAATATCAAACTATGCTTTTGCCTTACTTAAATTACTTCTTATTAGTTATCTCAATCTAAAATCTGTAAGTACTCTGTCAATATGTATCTGATATTCTTTTTCAATGCATTCAATCCTCTGAATCATTTCACAGAGGAATTGAACAGGCTCTTGATAGCTGTATCCTTTTGATATTACAGGGTGTGTTCATAATTTGCACATACTGAATATGTAATAACTAATAAACTTTGGTAATTTCTTAAACAAAGGTAAATGCTAGGATGTTCTGGAATGATTTCTTaaaatcagccaaaaaatatatgtatttttacaTTCTCCTTAAATTATGACTGTTTCCCTATTTGTTTGGAAATGTATGAGGAATTTCCTGTTGTCAACAAAAGGGATCAAACAAATGCATACTATACGATTATTACTGTTCTAATTTGGATTCTGAATTTGTCACTTTTTTTATGGTATGTTGTGATTTTAAGCGgaaataatatttgttgattgatgctatattttgtatttgtacATAATTTAGATGGTACATTTTTGTTGATGCTATCTTCACCCTGTtaagttatttctttttcttttgatgtttttcttatctttagATTATAGATACTCCTCCTGCAAGTCTCAAAATATGTGTCTGCATTGTTGAAAGAGACTTCTCTTTCAATGAGGGAGGAGGTTTTGGTTGCTTAAGATCTTCTTGTACTTTCAGACTGTGAATGGGAGAGAAGtaataaatgcttttttttaaatgcCACCCACACCACATCTACTTCCCAAACCTCACACACACAACACATTTCTGATCAAGTAATACCACAACACATTAAGTTTGATAGTAGGCATTAAATTCTAAGTTTATAAAAACCACACTTAGAAATGAGTTGAAACtggaaatataatataacaattgaatcttaaaatttaaatgattttgcagttttttcttttaaaaaatgctctgaacattattttatttgttttttcttttaaattggaCATTAGTCTGGTTTATGGGGTTTTGTTGTTTAAAcggattttgatttaatctttggAAGAAACCAAAATGGGCTTTGTCAAACGGGAAGGTTTAAGAAGTGAGGGAATCCAACTGTTAGTTAAGCTAAGATTTATTGTAAATCTTTTAGTATTTGTCTTTAATTCCTTTgtacaaaaaaacaacaaaaaaaacggAAGTTTGAAGAGTTCGGGGCTGGAGTAATGGTTGGCCCAAGGTTTACGGGTTAAATAGTAACACTAAATTAAGGATATTAATAAATGCATTATATATTTACCTGCATTATTTTCATCATTAAGTAGAATTCTTCCATCAAGAACTGGAAAGAGAAAAAGGCTGAAATAATTACTTTTGGTCTTGAGGTTATTTATAGCTATTTGCACTTTGCTGACTTTGTAGAAATTATACGAGCGACATCATATGGGCCAACAATTGTTGGACGAATTtgcaaattaaaattagataCCTACTTTCCATGTGCTATTGTACAATACAATTAATGTGGACGCATCTAGACAAGACTATGAGTAGACGTGAATTGGAGACCAGATTATACGAATCAGGTCTGAGTGATTGGTCCATTATTTGAAGCATTTTGGTCAGGTGAACCAGAAGCTTCCACCAAGTACAATCGACAGCATGGCGTTCCATCGTCTGGATTGGTTTGTAACGATCTTGGCAAGCTGCGGAGCTTGTTGAAGAGATTTAAGGGATCATTCAAGAGGCCAAAATGAGCATCTGGGTCTCCAATTTGCGAAAGTTTTACATGATTGAAGCCAATGGATGGCAAGAGTTGGTCTGGCCAATCGCTATAAAATTGGAAAGCTGAATTGGATAGAGTGGTAGATGGCTTATTCATGAAGTCTGCTAAGAGGACTGTGTGGGTTAGGGCGCATTTGTTAGCCAAAATCCTCAGCACTTGCATGGCGTGGGATTGGGTGAGGTAATAAAGGATGCCTTCTAGAATCCAAACAGTGTTCTTCTGAGGCAAGTACCCTGCAATCTCAAGCTTTTCCAACCAGTCACTTTCTCTTATGTCAGCTGCTACTCTGGTTAAGGATTTGGCTTTGGACATTATATGCTGGCAGTCGTTTGAGGAGTCCTTAGCCGCTTGTAAAATAGTGGTTTTTACATCCAATACTTGTGGAAAGTCAACCTCAAAGACATCGCTGTCCTTCAagcaactcaaacgatatgctCTCGTGTCCATTCCTACATTAGAAGTTGCAAGCCtgtcaatatataatttttgtgcgAGAAAATTACGAATATATAGAATTAACTCGACtcaatataattctttttggcaTGGATAGTTCATTTTTTACCCTCTTTCGGCTCTCCCGCCCCtccttccttttctctttatatgGGTCCTTAGGAATTTGCATTGCGAAGTAATTATCTGGGAAAAGGCGTGTtaacaaagaataaaaatatgggCAGATGCACTATGTTGTCATGTCATTGATTATGTTTAGCTACTGgttagatagatagatagatagtgGTCCAAAAATGGCTAGTGATGATATAAGAAATATAGTTCGTCAAAATCAAGAAGTTGGCATTTAAATATCTTGTAACGTGATCCTGAAGGCGTAATTCACTCAAACGTCCTAATTTTTTAGGCAGCACAATGCTGTTATTGTCTTAGGCAACAGAATCACTTATTCTGAGTAACTTAGCAGATTCACAtctcaatgaaagaaaaaagaaaaaaaataaaaagatgaaagttgtttaggaaaaattaaattaaatcaatgtGTAGCCGAGTGTTGTTGACAAACCTGCACCAAGGAGAACAACCTGTGCTTGTCTGCCATCAATGGAATTAAGGGCATCTTCTAGTCTAGAATCAAACCAAAGGGTTCGAACCGCGAGAATGACTCCGGAAGTTTCGCGAGCATTGTTGAGAATGTCTTTCTTGATCTTTTCATGGAGGTTTCTCAAGTAAGTCTCTCCTGCCAGCACGTCAGCCAGTGGATCATGGATGGCATGCTTCCACAGAGCCCTTCCCGCAGCGGTTTGGCAAGCTGACCTTTGAAGAAAATCCCATTCTTTTTCAATAGTTGCATGGATTTCTCTAACAGCATCACTGTTCAACAACTCTGGAAACTTGAGCTCTTGCCATGCTTGGTCCTCAGATAACCCATTTACTACTACTTCTTTATCTGACATGATTGTGTGTTACACAAAATTAAGGGATTAATAAGAGTTTGTGAAGAGGATAATACattgttgttttatatatagaGAGGTTTCGGGTAGGGATAAGGAAAAGAGAACCACACGCCTAGCTTCTAGCGTTAATGAAAGGCAAGGCAACAATGCAGTCCACGACTACCACAATTACATAACCCACCCGACCCTTTCTTAATTTCCCTGTCATTTTTCAAGTACAAAAGTCACATTCCGTGGTTCCcactaaaaaattactaatgctGTAGATGTGGCTGCCTCAACTtggataacaacaacaacaatggacTGAGTTCTTCAgtacataattataaaataccATGCAGCTCCTTGGCTTTGCTTTGTAACCAAAGATAAACTATTAAActgtgaattattattattatcaatccAATTGAAACATCAATTTGCTTGTTCGAACTTATTgattaatgatttatttatcaCCGGTTTGATTTttcgttattttttaaaaataaaaaccataaattaataaaaaaaacaataattgatATATGTTTAAAGGTATTTTCTTAGagttatttgtattattatgtttacactgtatatattaattacaaaatcCTGCACATTAATTGTCGATGTACTATATGTAGTAATTGTGgcaccattttttttcttctttttcgttCCTAAAATACCTACTACGTGGGACCATGGAACTTGCAAGTTACAAGTACTATTTGTTGAACTAGGAGGAGGCCACGTCTTCATGCGTTGTAGGGCGGTAGTCGGCACGGCATTTACCCTTATCTCGCTTGCCTGTgagattagttttatatttttattcaattaaaaattattaaattattttaaaattcatagtaatgataat encodes the following:
- the LOC100499839 gene encoding uncharacterized protein isoform X3, producing the protein MPLSTVVSPFCSSSATFLSTVIARSSLPPKRNVSPSPFSTLSRRGIALLSFLSLSLSAPASAIEIGPKNWLKDQKKKASKYLLAPIDASRQILRSAYLTLTETDAAYTDEDLEKIQQLFISAARDCVPQDRNSFVTFQANTGVEVCTFRLIVKNAASLLGNKDPVKLKAEALLDNLIRSFTSVSGMASKTNIQLASDRKKIADAVSDTISDLDKFELGIRDCLET
- the LOC100801340 gene encoding putative S-adenosyl-L-methionine-dependent methyltransferase BCG_1768c, producing the protein MSDKEVVVNGLSEDQAWQELKFPELLNSDAVREIHATIEKEWDFLQRSACQTAAGRALWKHAIHDPLADVLAGETYLRNLHEKIKKDILNNARETSGVILAVRTLWFDSRLEDALNSIDGRQAQVVLLGAGMDTRAYRLSCLKDSDVFEVDFPQVLDVKTTILQAAKDSSNDCQHIMSKAKSLTRVAADIRESDWLEKLEIAGYLPQKNTVWILEGILYYLTQSHAMQVLRILANKCALTHTVLLADFMNKPSTTLSNSAFQFYSDWPDQLLPSIGFNHVKLSQIGDPDAHFGLLNDPLNLFNKLRSLPRSLQTNPDDGTPCCRLYLVEASGSPDQNASNNGPITQT
- the LOC100499839 gene encoding uncharacterized protein isoform X2 translates to MPLSTVVSPFCSSSATFLSTVIARSSLPPKRNVSPSPFSTLSRRGIALLSFLSLSLSAPASAIEIAGPKNWLKDQKKKASKYLLAPIDASRQILRSAYLTLTETDAAYTDEDLEKIQQLFISAARDCVPQDRNSFVTFQANTGVEVCTFRLIVKNAASLLGNKDPVKLKAEALLDNLIRSFTSVSGMASKTNIQLASDRKKIADAVSDTISDLDKFELGIRDCLET
- the LOC100499839 gene encoding uncharacterized protein isoform X1, which produces MPLSTVVSPFCSSSATFLSTVIARSSLPPKRNVSPSPFSTLSRRGIALLSFLSLSLSAPASAIEIGMSGPKNWLKDQKKKASKYLLAPIDASRQILRSAYLTLTETDAAYTDEDLEKIQQLFISAARDCVPQDRNSFVTFQANTGVEVCTFRLIVKNAASLLGNKDPVKLKAEALLDNLIRSFTSVSGMASKTNIQLASDRKKIADAVSDTISDLDKFELGIRDCLET
- the LOC100499839 gene encoding uncharacterized protein isoform X4, with the protein product MPLSTVVSPFCSSSATFLSTVIARSSLPPKRNVSPSPFSTLSRRGIALLSFLSLSLSAPASAIEIGMSGPKNWLKDQKKKASKYLLAPIDASRQILRSAYLTLTETDAAYTDEDLEKIQQLFISAARDCVPQDRNSFVTFQANTGVEVCTFRLIVKNAASLLGNKDPVKLKAEALLDNLIRSFTSVSGMASKTNIQLASDR